Proteins encoded within one genomic window of Lentisphaerota bacterium:
- a CDS encoding restriction endonuclease subunit M, producing MAKKKQEPQPYAKPDQIRIEGNKIFSPVRKTWVQLTPEELVRQEFLFVLMEEYGYSLDQIDEETPVTGRGAGQARADFLIWRTPAAKAAQEHALIVVECKADNVTISLKDYTQGANYAQYEHARFFVTHNHSETRYWKVDDTRRMPNYDEIAGIPHADATDKEVTELLSRLKVFKEDEFADLLHQCHNVIRNREKRDPVAAFDEIAKILFVKVFVERELKAKRKRQNLFSVAFLEEQLGDNPLEDLFQKTKSHYRNDRIFEADEKLNLKPATGIEIVRLLEKYNLSDTSEDIKGIAFERFLGKTFRGEIGQFFTPRPIVEFMVRMVEPKEGEVICDPASGSGGFLIRFFELVRQQILADADRQYQEYKAGIEADKKLSAEKKATMLRAKFDEIQATLDHDREGSRLWTLANRCIYGTDANDRMARTSKMNMIMHGDGHGGVHHHDGFLNVNGIFEGRFDIILTNPPFGANVEPSDKILEEQVTLPDEIEREYARVYGAPYRDALARLRAAKDKPIASLFALPKAKGNGPLGKIKTELLFIERCLDLLKPGGRLGIVLPESVFNNPSLAYVREFCENRAFIRAVVSLPQDTFISSGASVKASLLFMQRFTRKEQADFDAKMAAADRETRAKCAQEIAKRTQELESAIEKAKQERDSDRRKVLQAELRDYQREMEDRIVRESRALLKERFPYPIFLYEAEHVGITATGDTDRVQNELVPNEFKPTDVDLTTLELYGQFKADPKPFLAAGAKA from the coding sequence ATGGCCAAGAAGAAGCAGGAACCGCAGCCATATGCCAAACCGGATCAGATCCGGATTGAAGGTAACAAGATCTTCAGTCCAGTCCGTAAGACGTGGGTGCAACTGACCCCTGAAGAACTTGTGCGTCAGGAATTCCTCTTTGTTCTAATGGAGGAATATGGTTACTCGCTGGATCAGATTGATGAAGAAACACCGGTAACCGGCCGCGGTGCCGGCCAGGCCCGCGCCGACTTCCTGATCTGGCGCACCCCCGCCGCCAAGGCCGCCCAGGAACACGCCCTTATCGTCGTGGAATGCAAGGCCGACAACGTCACGATTTCCCTCAAGGACTACACTCAGGGGGCAAACTACGCGCAGTACGAACACGCTCGGTTCTTCGTCACACACAACCACAGCGAAACTCGATACTGGAAGGTTGACGATACCCGGCGCATGCCGAATTACGACGAGATCGCCGGCATCCCGCACGCCGATGCCACAGACAAGGAAGTCACGGAGTTGCTCTCCCGGCTGAAGGTGTTCAAAGAAGACGAGTTCGCCGACCTGCTGCACCAGTGCCACAACGTCATCCGCAACCGGGAAAAGCGCGATCCGGTCGCCGCGTTCGACGAGATTGCCAAGATTCTCTTCGTGAAGGTCTTCGTCGAGCGCGAACTCAAGGCCAAACGAAAGCGCCAGAACCTTTTCAGCGTGGCCTTTCTTGAAGAGCAACTCGGCGACAACCCGCTGGAAGACCTGTTCCAGAAGACCAAGTCGCACTATCGCAATGACCGCATCTTCGAAGCCGACGAGAAACTGAACCTCAAGCCGGCCACCGGCATCGAGATCGTGCGCCTGCTGGAGAAGTACAACCTCTCGGATACCAGCGAGGACATCAAGGGCATCGCGTTCGAACGGTTTCTTGGCAAGACGTTCCGGGGCGAGATCGGCCAGTTCTTCACCCCGCGTCCGATCGTCGAGTTCATGGTGCGGATGGTCGAGCCCAAGGAAGGCGAGGTCATTTGCGATCCGGCCAGCGGGTCCGGCGGCTTTCTTATCCGATTCTTCGAACTCGTCCGGCAGCAGATCCTGGCCGACGCTGACCGGCAGTACCAGGAGTACAAGGCTGGAATCGAAGCTGACAAGAAGCTGTCCGCCGAGAAGAAGGCCACCATGCTCCGGGCCAAGTTCGACGAAATCCAGGCCACCCTCGACCACGACAGGGAGGGCTCGCGGCTCTGGACACTGGCGAACCGGTGCATCTACGGCACCGACGCCAACGACCGCATGGCACGCACCAGCAAGATGAACATGATCATGCACGGCGACGGACACGGCGGCGTTCACCACCACGACGGCTTTCTGAACGTCAACGGCATCTTCGAGGGCCGGTTTGACATTATCCTCACCAATCCGCCCTTCGGAGCCAACGTCGAGCCGTCGGACAAGATCCTCGAAGAGCAGGTCACGTTGCCGGACGAGATCGAGCGCGAATACGCCCGCGTCTATGGCGCACCCTACCGCGACGCACTGGCCCGACTGCGCGCCGCCAAGGACAAACCCATTGCGAGCCTCTTCGCCTTGCCCAAGGCCAAAGGCAACGGCCCGCTCGGCAAGATCAAGACCGAACTCCTATTCATCGAGCGCTGTCTCGACCTGCTCAAACCCGGCGGTCGTCTTGGCATCGTGCTGCCGGAAAGCGTGTTCAACAATCCGTCGCTGGCGTATGTGCGGGAGTTCTGCGAGAACCGCGCGTTCATCCGCGCCGTGGTCTCGTTGCCCCAGGACACCTTCATCTCGTCGGGCGCCTCGGTGAAGGCGTCGCTACTCTTCATGCAGCGTTTCACGCGCAAGGAGCAGGCCGATTTCGACGCCAAGATGGCCGCCGCCGACAGGGAGACCCGCGCGAAGTGCGCGCAGGAAATCGCCAAGCGCACCCAGGAACTGGAATCGGCCATCGAGAAGGCCAAACAAGAACGGGACAGCGACCGCCGCAAGGTCCTTCAAGCCGAACTGCGCGACTACCAGAGGGAGATGGAAGACCGCATCGTCCGTGAATCGCGGGCCTTGCTGAAGGAGCGCTTCCCATACCCCATCTTCCTCTACGAGGCTGAGCACGTCGGCATCACAGCCACCGGCGACACCGACCGCGTTCAGAACGAACTCGTGCCGAACGAGTTCAAGCCGACAGACGTGGACCTGACCACGCTGGAACTGTACGGCCAGTTCAAGGCCGATCCGAAACCCTTCCTCGCGGCGGGGGCAAAGGCATGA
- a CDS encoding putative toxin-antitoxin system toxin component, PIN family: MKVVLDTNVLVSGMMTTGGTCALILDLLSESRLVAALDSRLMAEYRRVCAEPRLHLNAEAVRDFLHFLNDCAEAVTAMPLDVILPDPDDLPFLEVATEAQAVLVTGNKKHFPQKAVGAVRVVSPREFMDMLRVQPRCQR, from the coding sequence ATGAAGGTCGTGCTCGACACCAACGTGCTTGTTTCCGGAATGATGACGACGGGAGGAACCTGCGCCCTCATTCTGGATCTGCTGAGTGAGAGCCGACTCGTCGCGGCACTTGACAGCAGACTGATGGCCGAGTACCGGCGCGTATGTGCGGAACCACGGTTGCATCTTAATGCCGAGGCCGTCCGGGATTTTCTGCATTTTTTGAACGATTGCGCCGAGGCGGTCACCGCAATGCCTCTGGACGTTATCCTGCCCGACCCGGATGATCTCCCCTTCCTGGAAGTGGCGACGGAGGCGCAGGCGGTTCTGGTCACGGGGAACAAAAAACACTTTCCACAAAAGGCTGTGGGTGCGGTCCGGGTTGTCAGCCCCCGAGAATTCATGGACATGCTGCGTGTGCAGCCACGGTGTCAAAGGTAA
- a CDS encoding type II secretion system protein — protein MWNRSSCIKARCRHAIGSPWASTTRRCIMTTQGSPRSRTTGFTLVEAMVVVVLLSLISAGIFRTTSMVIRSVRVNNNIRAANNQLQQQIENIRGMDYYRIGSQPGTGVAYMNRTVTKTNDVYDATNDVLLVSRIVLADSGTVSTNGHILATMTTYAASVDDPVDGLGGADADRDTNDAMRVRAEIVWVDMGKTYTRSLETLVYGIISNDEPTDTAGVAPEDDPSFGDGDDGVVDILKAEYNKKDQKLTVEATASGKGANTLTLVGYGSMDYDSKKDKWKYDEKKQANPGANVKVTAKLGGEDIYPVKQK, from the coding sequence ATGTGGAATCGGTCATCGTGTATCAAGGCACGATGTCGCCACGCAATTGGCAGCCCTTGGGCAAGTACTACTAGGAGGTGCATCATGACCACGCAAGGTTCCCCGCGATCAAGAACGACCGGTTTCACCCTGGTGGAGGCGATGGTGGTGGTCGTCTTGCTGTCACTGATTTCGGCGGGGATTTTTCGCACGACCAGCATGGTGATCAGAAGCGTGCGGGTGAACAATAACATCCGGGCTGCCAATAATCAGCTTCAGCAGCAGATTGAAAACATCCGTGGGATGGACTACTACCGCATCGGATCCCAGCCAGGGACCGGCGTGGCGTACATGAACCGCACTGTGACCAAGACGAACGATGTGTACGACGCCACCAACGATGTCCTGCTCGTCAGCCGGATCGTGTTGGCCGACTCCGGAACGGTCAGCACGAACGGCCATATCCTGGCGACCATGACCACCTATGCCGCTTCGGTGGATGATCCGGTGGATGGCCTGGGCGGCGCCGATGCGGACCGCGACACGAACGACGCCATGCGGGTGCGCGCCGAGATCGTCTGGGTGGACATGGGCAAGACCTACACCCGAAGCCTGGAAACTTTGGTGTACGGCATCATCTCAAACGATGAGCCCACCGACACAGCCGGCGTCGCTCCGGAAGACGACCCGAGTTTCGGCGACGGAGACGATGGCGTGGTCGACATCCTGAAGGCGGAGTATAACAAAAAGGACCAGAAACTCACGGTGGAGGCGACGGCCTCTGGAAAAGGCGCGAATACCCTGACGCTGGTCGGCTACGGGAGCATGGATTACGACAGCAAGAAGGACAAATGGAAGTATGACGAGAAAAAACAGGCCAATCCCGGAGCAAACGTGAAAGTAACGGCGAAGTTGGGCGGCGAAGACATTTATCCGGTCAAGCAGAAGTGA
- a CDS encoding leucine--tRNA ligase gives MSESHYDFAAIEAKWQAYWEQHKTFKTEDFVPGKPKYYVLDMFPYPSGAGLHVGHPEGYTATDILCRYKRMRGFNVLHPMGWDAFGLPAEQYAVETGTHPAITTERNITHFRKQIKALGFSYDWDREVNTTDPGYYKWTQWIFEQLHKKGLAYRAEVAVNWCPALGTVLANEEVIDGRSERGNHPVVRRPMCQWMLRITDYAERLLNDLETLDWSEGIKEMQRNWIGKSVGAEVDFIIAGSDLRVTVYTTRPDTLFGATYLVLAPEHPGVAAVTAAAQRAAVQAYQEAASRKSDLDRTELNPGKTGVFTGGYAINPVTGEKLPVWVADYVLISYGTGAIMAVPAHDTRDFEFAQTFNLPVRCIIAPDAAAAAAAGADVAAVLDGRACWTGNGRMIHSANDQGLDINGLEVADSKRRTTDWLAARGIGREAVKYKLRDWLFSRQRYWGEPFPVIHMDDGSIRLVDEADLPLTLPELADFKPTGTGEPPLSKAGDWLAYSDPKTGQRGRRETNTMPQWAGSCWYYLRYIDPRNPDALVDPAKEKYWMPVDLYVGGAEHAVLHLLYARFWHKVLFDLGYVSTSEPFQRLVNQGMILGLSYKDQRGALVAMDHVSHTPEGPVHAETGEKLVEFAAKMSKSLKNVVNPDDVIGEYGADSMRLYEMFMGPLEAVKPWNTQGVEGVYRFLKRSHRMITAQPLTDAPMDREHLRMLHATIKKVTGDLETLGFNTAISQLMICLNAFSGERKPLPRAAAEAFVLLLSPFAPHLGEELWESLGHTQSLAYEPWPTVDETVLTVTEVEVLAQVQGKPKARILMPADADEATQKALALGHPDVITALAGRPVRKVICVPGRLVNIVG, from the coding sequence ATGAGCGAGAGTCATTACGATTTTGCGGCGATTGAAGCGAAGTGGCAGGCGTATTGGGAGCAGCACAAGACCTTCAAGACGGAGGATTTTGTCCCCGGAAAGCCCAAGTATTATGTGCTCGACATGTTTCCGTATCCCAGCGGCGCGGGGCTGCATGTTGGCCATCCCGAAGGCTATACCGCGACCGACATTCTCTGCCGCTACAAGCGGATGCGCGGATTCAACGTGTTGCATCCCATGGGCTGGGACGCCTTTGGACTCCCCGCCGAACAATATGCGGTTGAGACCGGAACCCATCCGGCGATTACCACCGAACGGAACATCACGCATTTCCGCAAGCAGATCAAGGCGCTGGGCTTCAGTTACGACTGGGATCGCGAGGTCAACACCACCGATCCGGGCTATTACAAGTGGACGCAGTGGATCTTCGAGCAATTGCATAAGAAGGGGCTGGCCTACAGGGCCGAAGTCGCGGTCAACTGGTGTCCGGCGCTGGGCACGGTTTTGGCCAACGAAGAGGTGATTGATGGCCGCAGCGAGCGGGGCAACCACCCGGTGGTGCGGCGTCCGATGTGCCAGTGGATGCTGCGCATCACCGATTACGCCGAGCGGCTCCTCAACGACCTGGAGACCCTCGACTGGTCCGAGGGGATCAAGGAGATGCAGCGCAACTGGATCGGCAAGTCGGTCGGCGCGGAGGTGGATTTCATCATCGCCGGATCGGACCTGCGGGTGACGGTCTACACGACCCGCCCCGACACCCTCTTCGGCGCGACCTATCTGGTGCTGGCCCCGGAGCATCCGGGCGTGGCGGCGGTCACCGCCGCGGCGCAGCGCGCGGCGGTGCAGGCCTATCAGGAGGCGGCGTCGCGCAAGAGCGATCTCGACCGGACCGAGCTGAACCCCGGCAAGACCGGCGTCTTCACTGGCGGCTACGCCATCAATCCGGTCACCGGCGAGAAGCTGCCGGTCTGGGTCGCCGACTACGTGCTGATCAGCTACGGCACCGGCGCGATCATGGCCGTGCCGGCGCACGACACCCGCGATTTCGAGTTCGCGCAGACCTTCAACCTCCCCGTCCGCTGCATCATCGCGCCGGACGCGGCGGCGGCGGCCGCGGCCGGCGCGGATGTGGCGGCCGTGCTCGACGGCCGCGCCTGCTGGACCGGCAACGGCCGGATGATCCATTCCGCCAACGACCAGGGGCTCGACATCAACGGCCTGGAGGTGGCCGACTCCAAACGCCGCACCACCGACTGGCTGGCCGCGCGGGGCATCGGCCGCGAGGCCGTGAAGTACAAGCTGCGCGACTGGCTCTTCAGCCGCCAGCGCTACTGGGGCGAGCCGTTCCCGGTGATCCACATGGACGACGGCTCCATCCGTCTGGTGGACGAGGCCGACCTGCCGCTGACCCTCCCCGAACTCGCCGACTTCAAGCCGACAGGCACAGGCGAACCGCCGCTGTCCAAAGCCGGCGATTGGCTGGCGTACAGCGATCCCAAGACCGGCCAGCGCGGCCGCCGCGAGACCAACACCATGCCGCAATGGGCGGGGTCGTGCTGGTACTACCTCCGCTACATTGACCCGCGCAATCCGGATGCTCTGGTTGATCCCGCCAAGGAGAAGTACTGGATGCCGGTGGACCTCTACGTCGGCGGCGCCGAGCATGCGGTGTTGCACCTGCTGTACGCCCGCTTCTGGCACAAGGTCCTCTTCGACCTCGGCTACGTGTCGACCTCCGAGCCCTTCCAGCGGCTGGTCAACCAGGGGATGATCCTGGGGCTCTCCTACAAGGATCAGCGCGGCGCGCTGGTCGCCATGGATCACGTGAGCCACACGCCCGAGGGCCCGGTGCACGCGGAGACGGGCGAGAAGCTCGTCGAATTCGCCGCCAAGATGTCCAAATCGCTGAAGAACGTGGTCAACCCCGATGACGTGATCGGCGAATACGGCGCCGACAGCATGCGGCTCTACGAGATGTTCATGGGTCCGCTCGAGGCGGTGAAGCCGTGGAACACGCAGGGCGTCGAGGGCGTCTACCGCTTTCTCAAGCGCTCGCATCGGATGATCACCGCGCAGCCGCTCACCGACGCGCCGATGGATCGGGAACACCTGCGGATGCTGCACGCGACGATCAAGAAGGTGACCGGCGATCTTGAAACGCTGGGTTTCAACACGGCCATCAGCCAGTTGATGATCTGCCTCAACGCCTTCTCGGGGGAGCGCAAGCCGCTGCCGCGGGCCGCCGCCGAGGCCTTCGTGCTGCTGCTCTCGCCGTTTGCGCCGCACCTCGGCGAAGAGCTCTGGGAATCGCTGGGACACACGCAGAGCCTGGCGTACGAGCCGTGGCCGACCGTCGACGAAACGGTTCTCACCGTCACCGAAGTTGAGGTGCTGGCGCAGGTGCAAGGCAAGCCCAAGGCCCGCATCCTGATGCCCGCCGACGCCGACGAGGCGACCCAGAAGGCACTCGCCCTCGGGCATCCCGACGTCATCACCGCCCTCGCCGGACGCCCCGTGCGCAAGGTGATTTGCGTGCCGGGACGGCTGGTCAACATCGTGGGATGA
- a CDS encoding DNA methylase, translating into MRLALHAICPYFAMFPESFVREQVETYSSPGDWVFDPFCGRGTTVLESLLCGRQVAGSDINPVAVCVSRAKAERPTLEAVTERLASLEDLFSRDRPGKVETERKALPPFFRRAFHHATLRELLFLRSELDWRDSVTDGFISALVVGSLHGEMDRSNAYFSNQMPRTICLKPDYSLRYWNQHRLFPRRRHVFDMLRQKAELRLIDLPGDCGTGMVKNSDARRASAVFDNLHGQVKLVVTSPPYLNVTRYEEDQWLRLWFLGGDPRPTYGQVSRDDRHESVESYWRFIAESWRGLAPLLADGARLVLRLGAIGMSQDDLTVGLHTTVKATWPRARPLTAPKRSAIVGRQAKNFLPSSKGCLFEMDYAYAL; encoded by the coding sequence ATGAGACTCGCCCTCCACGCCATTTGCCCCTACTTTGCGATGTTTCCGGAGAGTTTTGTCCGGGAACAGGTGGAGACGTATTCGTCCCCCGGCGATTGGGTGTTCGATCCCTTTTGCGGCCGCGGCACGACGGTATTGGAGTCTTTACTGTGCGGCCGGCAGGTGGCGGGGTCCGACATCAACCCCGTCGCGGTCTGCGTATCCCGTGCCAAGGCCGAGCGTCCGACCTTGGAGGCAGTGACCGAGCGGTTGGCGAGCCTTGAGGATTTATTCAGCCGCGATAGGCCAGGGAAGGTCGAAACCGAGCGAAAGGCCTTGCCGCCATTTTTCCGGCGGGCCTTTCACCACGCCACACTGCGCGAGTTGCTGTTCCTGCGTTCCGAATTGGACTGGCGTGACAGCGTTACTGATGGGTTCATTTCGGCTTTGGTGGTCGGCTCGCTGCATGGCGAGATGGATCGGTCGAACGCCTATTTTAGCAACCAGATGCCCCGTACGATCTGCCTGAAGCCAGACTACTCGCTGCGCTACTGGAACCAGCATCGCCTCTTTCCCCGGCGACGCCACGTCTTTGACATGCTTCGGCAGAAGGCAGAACTGCGGTTAATAGACCTGCCGGGGGATTGCGGAACGGGCATGGTCAAAAACTCTGACGCCCGCCGCGCCTCTGCCGTCTTTGACAACCTTCATGGTCAGGTGAAACTGGTTGTGACTTCGCCGCCCTATCTGAATGTGACCCGCTATGAAGAGGACCAGTGGCTTCGGCTCTGGTTCTTGGGCGGCGACCCCCGCCCGACATACGGGCAGGTATCCCGCGACGACCGTCATGAAAGCGTCGAGAGCTACTGGCGCTTCATTGCCGAGTCTTGGCGCGGCCTGGCTCCACTCCTCGCCGATGGCGCCCGGCTGGTGTTGCGTCTTGGCGCCATCGGCATGTCGCAGGACGATTTGACGGTGGGTCTGCACACCACAGTCAAGGCCACTTGGCCTCGCGCCCGCCCGCTGACCGCCCCCAAACGTTCCGCCATTGTCGGCCGCCAAGCCAAGAACTTTCTGCCATCGAGCAAGGGTTGCCTCTTCGAGATGGATTATGCCTATGCCTTGTGA
- the panB gene encoding 3-methyl-2-oxobutanoate hydroxymethyltransferase, with product MAPMKTWTTKKIREAKGAGTRLACLTAYDFTTARIMDGAGIPLILVGDSLGMTMLGHANTLPVTLDDMIHHTAAVARGVAHALVVADMPFMTYQVSDEQALTNAGRLLQEGGADAVKIEGGGSRVSRIARLTECGIPVLAHIGLTPQSVNQVGGFRLQGKSADDGRRLLDDAVALAEAGAFAIVLECIPAPLARVITEAVPVPTIGIGAGPFCDGQILVYHDMLGLNEAFQPTFVKRYATLADTMRQAFSAYAEEVASGVFPSAAQSFGTPTDKGPAT from the coding sequence ATGGCGCCCATGAAAACGTGGACCACGAAGAAGATCCGCGAAGCGAAGGGGGCTGGCACCCGGCTGGCGTGCCTCACCGCCTACGATTTCACGACGGCGCGCATCATGGACGGCGCGGGCATCCCGCTGATCCTCGTCGGTGACTCGCTCGGCATGACCATGCTGGGCCATGCCAACACGCTGCCGGTGACCCTCGACGACATGATCCACCACACGGCGGCCGTTGCGCGCGGCGTGGCGCATGCGCTGGTCGTCGCCGACATGCCGTTTATGACCTATCAGGTTTCTGACGAGCAGGCGCTGACCAATGCGGGGCGGTTGTTGCAGGAGGGCGGCGCCGACGCTGTCAAGATCGAGGGGGGAGGCAGCCGGGTCTCCCGTATCGCCCGCCTGACCGAGTGCGGCATCCCCGTTTTGGCGCACATCGGCTTGACGCCCCAGTCGGTCAACCAGGTGGGCGGCTTCCGACTTCAGGGCAAGAGCGCCGATGACGGCCGTCGCCTGCTCGACGATGCGGTGGCCCTGGCCGAGGCGGGCGCATTCGCGATCGTGCTGGAGTGCATTCCCGCGCCGCTCGCCCGGGTCATTACCGAAGCAGTTCCGGTCCCCACCATCGGCATCGGGGCCGGGCCCTTCTGCGACGGACAGATTCTGGTTTATCACGACATGCTCGGCCTGAATGAGGCGTTTCAGCCGACCTTTGTCAAGCGCTATGCGACGCTGGCCGACACCATGCGGCAGGCTTTCTCGGCCTATGCGGAGGAGGTCGCGTCCGGCGTGTTTCCATCCGCTGCGCAGAGTTTCGGGACGCCAACAGACAAGGGACCGGCGACATGA
- a CDS encoding DUF262 domain-containing protein, which translates to MSSFDSTKQSLGKVLDSIVEGKIQLPDFQRGWVWDDTHIRSLLVSIARSFPIGSIMLLETGGEAKFQIRPIEGVSLSPGVNAAEQLILDGQQRLTSLTQVLKMDKAVQTKDDQRREVERFYYFNIEKALQGGALIEDAILAVDAAKTLRTNFGRDIVLDLSSPEKEFQTFHFPCNQILNSDRWEEGLMAHDSSRFQRYMSFRKDVLGKFREYLLPIIELKKENSKAAVCLVFEKVNTGGVPLSVFELMTATYAADGFNLRDDWYGNAAKSIAGRSKTLKDRALLSEIEPTDFLQGISLLYTIERHRQDVAAGKSKKEATAVSAKREHILIMPLSAYQAWADRLLAGFLEADRFLRQEGFHKRDFLPYRTQLVPLAATMVHLGERWLEPANKDKLRRWFWCGVFGELYGGAVETRIALDLQDLLAWCDDAGAAVPKTVVDAGFQVSRLDTLRTRTSAAYRGLYVLLQREGSHDFFWKARMIDLDRDECKIDIHHIFPKAWCKAQGITPAVFNSIVNKTAISYKANRMVGGKAPSAYLEDIRTHSHVGIEVQEQDAILRTHVIDPGLLRTDDFRAFYEARKKALIGHVERAMGKDAVAHAPQAAPEDEWEDEESDGQDG; encoded by the coding sequence ATGTCGAGTTTTGATTCCACGAAGCAGTCGCTGGGCAAGGTGCTGGACAGCATTGTCGAGGGGAAGATTCAGCTTCCGGACTTCCAGCGGGGCTGGGTGTGGGACGATACGCATATTCGGTCGCTGTTGGTCAGCATCGCCCGGTCGTTTCCCATCGGCAGCATCATGCTCCTGGAGACAGGGGGAGAGGCGAAGTTCCAGATTCGACCGATCGAGGGGGTTTCGCTGTCGCCCGGCGTAAATGCCGCTGAACAACTGATTCTGGACGGTCAGCAGCGACTGACATCCCTTACCCAGGTGCTGAAGATGGACAAGGCCGTCCAGACCAAGGACGACCAACGGCGCGAAGTTGAGCGTTTCTACTACTTCAACATTGAAAAGGCGCTACAAGGCGGCGCGTTGATCGAAGACGCCATCTTGGCGGTGGACGCCGCGAAGACACTGCGGACGAATTTCGGGCGCGATATCGTCCTCGACCTGAGCAGTCCGGAGAAGGAGTTCCAGACCTTCCATTTTCCCTGCAACCAGATTCTCAACTCGGACCGATGGGAAGAGGGTCTTATGGCCCACGACAGCAGCCGGTTCCAGCGCTATATGTCGTTCCGCAAGGATGTGCTCGGGAAGTTCCGCGAATACCTGCTGCCGATCATCGAACTGAAGAAGGAGAACAGCAAGGCGGCCGTTTGTCTCGTCTTCGAGAAGGTCAATACCGGCGGGGTGCCGCTGTCGGTCTTCGAGTTGATGACGGCCACCTACGCCGCCGATGGCTTCAACCTGCGGGATGACTGGTATGGCAATGCGGCGAAGAGCATCGCGGGGCGGAGCAAGACGTTGAAGGATCGTGCGCTTCTGAGCGAGATCGAACCCACGGACTTCCTTCAGGGCATCTCGCTTCTTTACACGATCGAACGTCACAGACAGGACGTGGCGGCCGGCAAGTCCAAGAAGGAAGCCACGGCGGTCAGCGCGAAACGAGAACACATCCTGATCATGCCACTGTCAGCCTATCAGGCATGGGCCGACCGCCTGCTGGCCGGCTTCCTGGAGGCGGACCGATTCCTACGACAAGAGGGCTTCCACAAGCGCGACTTCCTGCCGTACCGAACGCAACTTGTGCCTCTTGCGGCCACGATGGTGCATCTCGGGGAACGCTGGCTCGAACCGGCGAACAAGGACAAACTGCGGCGCTGGTTCTGGTGCGGGGTGTTCGGCGAACTCTACGGCGGCGCGGTCGAGACCCGCATCGCCCTCGATCTGCAGGATCTGCTCGCGTGGTGCGATGATGCCGGTGCGGCGGTGCCCAAGACGGTCGTGGATGCCGGCTTCCAGGTGTCCCGGTTGGACACGTTACGGACGCGGACAAGCGCGGCGTACCGGGGGCTGTACGTCCTACTCCAGCGGGAGGGCTCCCATGACTTCTTCTGGAAGGCGCGCATGATTGATCTGGACCGGGACGAGTGCAAGATCGACATCCATCACATCTTCCCCAAGGCATGGTGCAAGGCCCAGGGCATTACGCCAGCCGTCTTCAACTCCATCGTCAATAAGACGGCCATCTCATACAAAGCCAACCGCATGGTCGGCGGCAAGGCCCCCTCCGCATACCTTGAGGACATCCGCACGCACAGTCACGTCGGCATCGAAGTTCAGGAGCAGGACGCGATCCTCCGCACGCACGTCATAGACCCCGGGCTCCTGCGCACAGACGACTTCCGTGCCTTTTACGAAGCTCGCAAGAAGGCCCTTATCGGCCATGTCGAGCGCGCCATGGGCAAAGACGCCGTCGCTCACGCGCCTCAAGCCGCACCCGAGGACGAGTGGGAAGATGAGGAATCGGACGGGCAAGATGGCTGA
- the radC gene encoding DNA repair protein RadC, whose translation MSTITHRSTGIVSWPKAERPRERLLAGEKLSEAELLAIILRVGQGTFKAGVRGRNATDFARSLLKDFNGLRGLDRAHVQDLLKVPGLGPAKVAQIKAAFELGKKVCAGKLTAPAFESSKAIADYFRPRFTGKGQEIVIAVFLNGQNQLLGLKDITEGTPTQATVYVRRIIEEALHLPSTAAVVLVHNHPSGNPEPSDGDDATTRDLLKACKLVQLILLDHVIVGESEHYSYSDEGRLKELDNE comes from the coding sequence ATGTCAACCATCACGCATAGATCCACAGGCATCGTTTCCTGGCCCAAGGCCGAACGGCCGCGCGAGCGGCTGCTGGCGGGGGAGAAGTTGTCCGAGGCGGAGTTGCTGGCGATCATCCTTCGGGTGGGCCAGGGCACGTTCAAGGCGGGGGTGCGGGGGCGGAATGCGACGGATTTCGCGCGGTCACTGCTGAAGGATTTCAACGGGTTGCGGGGGCTGGACCGGGCGCATGTGCAGGATTTGTTGAAGGTGCCGGGGCTGGGGCCTGCGAAGGTGGCGCAGATCAAGGCGGCGTTCGAACTGGGAAAGAAGGTGTGCGCCGGCAAGCTGACCGCACCAGCATTCGAGTCGTCCAAGGCCATCGCCGACTATTTCCGGCCGCGCTTTACCGGCAAGGGGCAGGAGATCGTCATTGCCGTGTTCCTGAACGGCCAGAATCAGTTACTGGGCTTGAAGGACATCACGGAAGGCACGCCGACCCAGGCGACGGTGTATGTCCGACGGATCATCGAAGAAGCGCTGCACCTGCCCTCCACCGCAGCCGTTGTACTGGTGCATAACCACCCGTCCGGAAACCCGGAACCGTCAGACGGCGACGACGCCACCACGCGCGATCTACTGAAGGCGTGCAAACTGGTGCAACTGATCCTGTTGGATCATGTTATTGTCGGCGAATCCGAGCATTACAGCTACTCCGACGAGGGGCGGCTGAAGGAACTTGATAACGAATAG